The following proteins come from a genomic window of Miscanthus floridulus cultivar M001 chromosome 2, ASM1932011v1, whole genome shotgun sequence:
- the LOC136539835 gene encoding uncharacterized protein codes for MEPSDCQSRNQTSGAPVHSDESSDAHAADVVMEDLLLGPSRKRKIESSSVAHAGDVVMEEPQDGPSPKKVDIHQAIDLMRFVFREGMAFLDNGSGRSFAERMIVDMSGFMVDMMLGPGTSQQNDPGRMWMMTPTLDKDIAHAFAKETRKGIGGVVQGDFYGIFVDTVYIPSTMMSCMVLFVRYLNGKGDVVERLLGVVPDPDFGGSSLNVMVYSMLSEAGLILSKLRGQGHGLFGYDDEIFTTLKTLITNETGLEYYVHPYLCQLHSSLVHSSHGQFKVYELFQTVDALSNLVKDCPQFTEKVCSLIQERGFNLASDLKKPGETSWGSYYEALVKFAAYFDPICDALYFVREEVKDHDHTYLAYKVLKGLSYDFAFALLLMQDVLSVTNELSLALDRKYVDAENCMALLQEAKKQLQAMRDEGWTSFLNKVGLFCSENEFPMPNMGAKFEPRPRLRGNAPTMTNLEHYHIDFFEKNSFQAFDKEKLLEYARLYPSDFSDSDIATLDLQLEAFVADLRSDVRFREMSALSELSVKMVETGKATVYPLVYLLLKLALILPGTPATAKTASSAIKFIDSTMQEEPCNQWISDCLLLFLERDIFESVTNDAVISSL; via the exons ATGGAGCCGTCAGATTGCCAATCTCGTAACCAAACTAGTGGTGCACCTGTTCACTCGGATGAATCTTCAGACGCACATGCAGCTGATGTCGTCATGGAGGACCTTCTGCTAGGTCCATCTCGCAAGAGGAAGATCGAATCATCATCAGTCGCACATGCCGGTGATGTTGTTATGGAGGAGCCTCAGGATGGTCCATCTCCTAAGAAGGTTGACATTCACCAGGCAATTGACCTCATGAGGTTTGTCTTCAGAGAAGGGATGGCTTTCCTAGACAATGGGTCTGGGAGATCTTTTGCAGAGAGGATGATTGTGGACATGTCAGGCTTCATGGTAGACATGATGTTGGGTCCCGGTACTTCCCAGCAGAATGATCCCGGTCGGATGTGGATGATGACACCTACCCTTGACAAGGATATTGCCCATGCATTTGCTAAGGAAACAAGAAAAGGTATCGGCGGTGTGGTCCAGGGAGATTTCTATGGGATATTTGTTGATACGGTTTACATACCTAGCACGATGATGTCCTGTATGGTCCTGTTTGTGCGCTATCTTAATGGCAAGGGTGATGTGGTGGAGAGGCTTCTCGGTGTTGTGCCAGACCCTGATTTCGGTGGTTCATCTCTCAATGTGATGGTGTATTCGATGCTTTCTGAAGCTGGATTGATTTTGTCGAAGCTGCGTGGTCAAGGCCATGGCTTGTTTGGTTACGACGATGAAATTTTCACCACACTAAAGACATTAATCACTAACGAGACTGGATTGGAGTACTACGTTCATCCTTATCTCTGCCAGCTGCATTCTTCTCTTGTACATTCTTCCCATGGTCAGTTTAAAGTTTATGAGCTCTTCCAAACTGTCGATGCACTGTCAAATCTAGTCAAAGACTGTCCCCAGTTCACAGAAAAGGTTTGTTCGCTAATACAAGAGAGAGGGTTCAACCTGGCCAGTGATCTTAAGAAACCTGGTGAAACAAGCTGGGGTTCATATTATGAGGCACTCGTGAAATTTGCTGCTTATTTTGATCCAATTTGTGATGCACTTTACTTTGTGAGAGAAGAAGTGAAAGACCATGATCACACATATCTGGCATACAAAGTACTTAAAGGATTGTCCTATGACTTTGCCTTTGCCTTGCTTTTGATGCAAGATGTACTGAGTGTTACAAATGAGCTTTCACTGGCCTTGGACAGGAAATATGTGGACGCAGAGAACTGTATGGCTCTCCTCCAGGAGGCCAAGAAGCAGCTGCAGGCAATGAGGGATGAAGGATGGACATCCTTCCTCAACAAAGTAGGCTTGTTTTGCAGTGAAAATGAATTCCCCATGCCCAATATGGGAGCCAAATTTGAACCCCGGCCGAGATTGAGGGGCAATGCTCCAACGATGACGAACCTGGAGCACTACCATATTGATTTCTTCGAAAAG AATTCTTTCCAAGCTTTTGATAAGGAGAAGCTTCTCGAGTATGCTCGGCTCTACCCGTCCGACTTCTCTGATTCTGACATAGCAACACTTGATCTGCAACTTGAAGCCTTCGTAGCGGACTTGCGCTCTGATGTCAGGTTCCGTGAAATGAGTGCTCTCAGTGAACTTTCTGTTAAGATGGTGGAGACAGGCAAGGCCACCGTGTATCCTCTGGTATATCTGCTTCTAAAGCTTGCTCTCATCCTTCCTGGGACACCGGCCACCGCCAAGACAGCATCCTCTGCGATTAAGTTCATAGATAGCACGATGCAGGAAGAACCTTGCAACCAGTGGATCAGTGACTGCTTATTGCTGTTCCTGGAGCGTGACATATTTGAAAGTGTTACCAATGACGCTGTCATTTCATCTCTTTGA